A section of the Leptolyngbyaceae cyanobacterium genome encodes:
- a CDS encoding aminotransferase class V-fold PLP-dependent enzyme, with protein sequence MKGERLDFRLHSSEYQKLWLLDPEIVFLNHGAFGACPIPVLEAQQRWREKLEREPLRFFGREWEGAIDRARRELSEFVGADADDLVFVPNATTGVNAVLRSLKFTSRDELLTTDHEYNACRNVLNFVAERTGAQIVVAKVPFPIESPQQVIEAVMEKVSPQTRLALLDHVTSQTGLIFPIRELVRELTNSGVDTLIDGAHAPGMISLNLSEIGATYYTGNCHKWLCAPKGAAFLYVRRDRQSEIRPTTISHGANSPRTDKSKFQLEFDWMGTGDPSAYLCVPEAIRFMGSLLPGGWNELMTQNRIKALAARRILCEVLGVAPSCPDEMIGALAAVSLPDTAPYPDRTQLIPPLQDALFKDFGIEVPVIPWPAAPKQLIRISAQIYNTSDQYEYLAGVIAQLV encoded by the coding sequence ATGAAGGGTGAAAGGTTAGACTTCAGGCTTCATTCTTCTGAATATCAAAAGCTCTGGTTACTTGACCCAGAGATCGTATTTTTGAATCACGGTGCTTTTGGCGCTTGTCCGATTCCGGTTTTGGAAGCACAGCAGCGCTGGCGGGAGAAGTTGGAAAGGGAACCGTTAAGGTTTTTTGGGCGGGAATGGGAAGGGGCGATCGATCGCGCGAGAAGAGAGTTAAGTGAGTTTGTTGGTGCGGATGCAGATGATTTGGTGTTTGTACCGAATGCCACAACTGGGGTAAATGCGGTATTGCGATCGCTAAAATTTACATCAAGGGATGAATTACTGACCACTGACCACGAGTATAATGCTTGCCGTAATGTGCTGAATTTCGTGGCAGAACGAACTGGGGCGCAGATAGTGGTGGCAAAAGTGCCGTTTCCGATCGAATCGCCACAGCAGGTAATTGAAGCGGTGATGGAAAAAGTGTCACCTCAGACGAGGTTAGCATTATTAGATCACGTTACCAGTCAAACTGGGCTGATTTTTCCGATTCGGGAATTAGTGAGGGAGTTGACTAACTCTGGTGTCGATACCCTGATTGATGGTGCCCACGCGCCTGGGATGATTTCCCTGAATTTATCGGAAATCGGGGCAACTTATTACACTGGGAATTGCCACAAGTGGTTGTGTGCGCCAAAAGGGGCAGCATTTTTGTACGTGCGACGGGATCGGCAATCAGAAATTCGTCCCACTACCATTAGTCATGGTGCTAATTCGCCACGTACTGATAAATCTAAGTTTCAGTTGGAGTTTGATTGGATGGGAACGGGCGATCCCAGCGCTTATTTGTGCGTACCAGAGGCAATTCGATTTATGGGATCTCTGTTACCGGGTGGATGGAATGAATTAATGACGCAAAATCGAATAAAGGCGTTAGCGGCGAGGCGGATACTTTGTGAAGTGTTGGGTGTTGCGCCATCTTGTCCGGATGAGATGATTGGGGCGTTGGCAGCGGTGTCTTTGCCAGATACTGCGCCTTATCCAGATCGGACGCAGTTAATTCCGCCGTTACAAGATGCGCTGTTTAAGGATTTTGGGATCGAAGTTCCTGTGATTCCTTGGCCTGCTGCACCGAAACAGTTAATTCGCATTTCGGCGCAAATTTATAATACATCAGACCAGTACGAGTATTTGGCTGGTGTGATCGCGCAGTTAGTTTGA
- a CDS encoding NYN domain-containing protein, whose translation MTPPSPSAILLVDGYNVIGAWPNLLRIRDRNGLEAARWQLIEVLVGYSAFEGFNTQVVFDAHYRDSPGNTEIITDNLSVCFTDFGQTADTFIEKACAEIRQELRNFQKRLIVATSDRAQQQTVTGFGAEWMSAQKLAYEVEATVQRVKRKAKPNHKPSSRFLASSLDPKARQRLAELRMGFK comes from the coding sequence ATGACACCTCCATCGCCGTCAGCTATATTGCTCGTGGACGGCTATAACGTAATTGGAGCTTGGCCGAATCTTTTGCGTATACGCGATCGCAATGGATTAGAGGCTGCTCGCTGGCAATTGATCGAAGTCTTAGTTGGATATAGTGCTTTTGAGGGCTTTAATACTCAGGTAGTGTTTGATGCTCATTATCGAGACAGCCCTGGCAATACCGAAATTATTACAGATAACTTATCGGTTTGCTTCACGGATTTTGGACAGACAGCAGACACCTTTATCGAAAAAGCTTGTGCAGAGATTCGGCAAGAGTTACGTAATTTTCAGAAGCGGCTAATTGTTGCTACTTCAGATCGAGCGCAACAGCAAACGGTGACGGGATTCGGTGCCGAGTGGATGTCAGCCCAAAAGCTAGCTTACGAGGTAGAAGCCACCGTACAGCGAGTAAAGCGAAAAGCCAAGCCGAATCATAAACCATCTAGTCGTTTTTTAGCTAGTTCTCTCGATCCGAAAGCGCGACAGCGGTTAGCTGAATTACGAATGGGGTTCAAGTAG
- a CDS encoding energy-coupling factor ABC transporter ATP-binding protein — MAQSAIAVQDLCFSWPKGDAVLKSCSLSVPKGEFWMLLGTNGSGKSTLLRLLAGLLRPQSGEIQIAQPVGFVFQNPDHQLVMPTVGADVAFGLVEEKLSVLEVRQRVEEALRIVNLWSLQRRPIYALSGGQKQRVAIAGAIARRCEVLLLDEPTALLDPDSQLDLVAQVRRLVNSQGITALWVTHRLDELNYCDGAFLLEGGQLVDQGDPQRLTQRLMQVEEIV; from the coding sequence ATGGCCCAATCAGCCATTGCAGTGCAGGATCTTTGCTTTAGTTGGCCTAAAGGTGACGCGGTTTTAAAGTCCTGCTCTTTAAGTGTCCCTAAAGGGGAATTTTGGATGCTTTTGGGGACAAATGGCAGTGGAAAATCCACTTTGTTGAGATTGCTGGCTGGGCTATTGCGTCCCCAGTCGGGGGAAATTCAGATTGCCCAGCCAGTTGGTTTTGTGTTCCAAAATCCCGACCATCAGTTAGTAATGCCGACGGTGGGAGCGGATGTCGCTTTTGGATTAGTTGAGGAAAAGCTTTCTGTATTGGAGGTGCGTCAGCGGGTAGAAGAAGCGCTGAGAATAGTTAACTTGTGGAGTTTGCAGCGACGACCAATTTATGCTTTGAGTGGTGGTCAGAAGCAACGGGTGGCTATAGCAGGTGCGATAGCTCGTCGCTGTGAAGTATTGCTACTCGATGAACCTACTGCTCTACTCGATCCGGATAGTCAGTTAGATTTGGTGGCGCAAGTACGGCGGTTGGTGAATAGCCAGGGTATTACTGCCTTATGGGTAACTCACCGCTTGGATGAATTGAATTATTGTGATGGGGCGTTTTTATTGGAGGGAGGCCAATTGGTTGACCAAGGAGATCCGCAACGGTTGACGCAACGCTTGATGCAAGTTGAGGAAATCGTTTAG
- a CDS encoding glycosyltransferase translates to MNITIITIGSQGDVQPFIALGIGLKNAGHNITICTSDRFQSAIIERGLNYAYMNDDLLKLIDTKEGRAAIESEGNPLSLIKKVKPIIRRILDEAWNASQTAQAIIYHPKALSGYHIAEKLAVPAFMSLPLPMYTPTGDFAIPLLPNLNLGNWLNKLTYRVLPLLTAPYMKVINTWRKEVLNLPTRSILASEMVRSNGELVPVLYYYSPHVIPQPNDWPKNAIATGYWFLNSMNNWQPPADLVKFIAAGKPPVYIGFGSMTGQHPEQIAQIVIAALKKSKQRGIIATGWGGLAASDLPENIFKIESVPHDWLFPQMAAVVHHGGAGTTAAGLRAGKTTVICPFFGDQPFWGNRIAELGVGTKPISIKKLTVDKLVDAINTAVNNENMHQRAANLGEKIRSEDGVARAVEIINSYF, encoded by the coding sequence ATGAATATCACCATCATCACCATTGGCTCACAAGGCGACGTACAACCATTCATTGCATTAGGAATCGGCTTAAAAAACGCGGGACATAACATTACAATTTGCACTAGCGATCGCTTTCAAAGCGCCATCATCGAACGAGGCTTAAATTATGCCTACATGAACGACGACCTACTTAAACTGATCGATACAAAAGAAGGTCGCGCCGCCATTGAATCGGAAGGAAATCCGCTTTCTTTAATCAAAAAAGTCAAACCTATTATTCGTCGCATCCTCGATGAAGCTTGGAATGCTTCCCAAACAGCACAAGCAATTATTTATCATCCAAAAGCACTCAGCGGATATCATATTGCTGAAAAATTGGCAGTTCCGGCATTCATGAGTTTACCACTACCCATGTATACACCCACAGGTGATTTTGCCATTCCTTTATTACCTAATTTAAATCTCGGTAATTGGTTAAATAAATTAACATATCGAGTTTTACCATTGTTGACTGCACCTTATATGAAAGTAATTAATACATGGCGAAAAGAAGTATTAAATTTACCGACTCGATCAATTTTGGCATCGGAAATGGTGCGAAGTAACGGCGAACTCGTGCCTGTATTATATTATTATAGTCCTCATGTGATACCACAACCAAATGATTGGCCGAAAAATGCGATCGCAACTGGCTACTGGTTCTTAAATAGCATGAATAATTGGCAACCACCCGCTGATTTAGTAAAATTTATTGCTGCCGGGAAGCCACCCGTTTATATTGGTTTTGGTAGCATGACAGGTCAACATCCCGAACAAATCGCCCAAATCGTCATCGCCGCTTTAAAAAAATCAAAACAAAGAGGAATTATTGCCACTGGCTGGGGTGGTTTAGCAGCTTCTGATTTACCTGAAAATATATTTAAAATCGAATCCGTTCCCCACGATTGGCTTTTTCCACAAATGGCAGCAGTAGTACATCATGGCGGCGCAGGTACGACAGCCGCAGGCTTACGCGCAGGAAAAACAACCGTAATTTGTCCGTTTTTTGGCGATCAACCATTTTGGGGTAACCGAATAGCAGAATTAGGCGTTGGCACAAAACCAATTTCCATCAAAAAACTGACTGTAGATAAATTAGTTGATGCCATAAATACTGCTGTTAATAATGAAAATATGCACCAGCGTGCAGCGAATTTAGGCGAAAAAATTCGTTCGGAAGATGGAGTAGCAAGGGCAGTTGAAATTATCAATAGTTATTTTTAA
- a CDS encoding AAA-like domain-containing protein, with translation MANPSNSPSPFIAGPMITDPQFFVGRLAELNAITAGMTANQPVSINVVGKRYIGKSSLLYHFCQTYEHLVHNSQRYVAIYLDLQDIQCQREMGFYHAVARQFFNLPKVRSQRALTRPFQVSSFQRQNFSAVMADWKRQGVLPILCLDEFEALFSHPKEFDDGFFDNLRYLINSNNLMLVIASHRKLDFYRHRYGLNSAFFNLGQVLTLGELKEQEARELVSLPERTGVPAALNNYEQRLARNWGGNHPFLLQLAGSFLWEARQLGQDARWAKAKFEREARRVPKSGLDLRSILGNLPLKLGRETKKRNS, from the coding sequence ATGGCCAATCCTTCAAACTCTCCCAGTCCCTTTATTGCAGGGCCAATGATTACCGATCCCCAGTTTTTCGTAGGTCGCTTAGCAGAACTAAACGCGATTACCGCTGGGATGACAGCCAATCAACCAGTTAGCATCAATGTAGTGGGCAAACGGTACATCGGTAAATCATCCTTGCTGTATCATTTTTGCCAAACATACGAACATCTGGTGCATAATTCACAGCGCTACGTGGCAATTTATCTTGATTTGCAAGATATTCAGTGTCAAAGAGAAATGGGGTTCTATCATGCTGTGGCGCGACAGTTTTTTAATTTACCAAAAGTGCGATCGCAACGCGCCTTAACTAGACCTTTCCAAGTTTCATCATTTCAAAGACAGAATTTTTCGGCAGTAATGGCAGATTGGAAGCGACAGGGCGTACTGCCAATACTTTGCTTAGATGAGTTTGAAGCCTTATTTTCCCATCCGAAAGAGTTTGATGATGGATTTTTTGACAATTTGCGTTATTTGATAAATAGTAATAACTTGATGCTAGTGATAGCTTCTCACAGAAAGCTGGATTTTTATCGCCACCGATATGGGTTGAATTCTGCTTTTTTTAATTTAGGGCAAGTTTTGACGCTGGGGGAACTGAAGGAACAGGAAGCGCGGGAATTGGTAAGTCTACCGGAGAGAACGGGCGTACCAGCTGCTTTGAATAATTACGAACAACGCCTTGCCAGAAATTGGGGTGGAAATCATCCTTTTTTATTACAGTTGGCAGGTAGTTTTTTGTGGGAGGCGCGTCAGTTAGGGCAGGATGCGAGATGGGCGAAGGCTAAATTTGAACGAGAAGCGCGTCGAGTGCCAAAATCAGGTTTGGATTTGCGATCGATTTTGGGGAATTTACCTCTTAAGTTGGGACGAGAAACTAAAAAGCGCAATAGTTAA